The nucleotide window gccttctttgggctcgagtgctcaaaaaaatgatttttcttttgttccgaccaaaatttttattgtttccaaagtaggaaaagtaaaaaagctgcaataaccttaaaagtggggggagagatctttgggtaagagggttggttatacgaagggaaggtattagcacccaacgtatctatagtactctataggtttcttttctatgtttttcattccatgttattgagaggttcttgtgaaataggtgggacctaagtgtcataccccaatttttgacctaagataccacctcatatcatttgcatatgcatcatttacatctctaacaaattgcatagcttgtgtttgctacttgtgactcagcaggatttaatcaggaaatcactcatcagtacaagtaacaatcaattagggttttgttctcccttcatctcaaaagaattatcttcatcaacaataaacatttggtcctcaaaattcatctcaacaagctcagaggctctgaatcaaccagattagggttttgactgaagatagcatactcctgacttttgctcagaatttgacctaatgacttgggacatgacctcaagaccacaagtgcatcattttgacctaatccattggctcataacatctcctacacaaggattgatcaacagtgaaatttcagatcatcagattaggattttgaactatcagggactgaaatcagggatcacatttgggaaatcctaaaaatccccaggatgtcaatcaaaggtttcaatcatcttcaaataaagtGTGCCATAtccatttgtgtgattcaagagtTTTGATTGGAATCTATTTCAAGATTTTGGCCTATGGATTCGTCATGGTaaagaaaattgtttcttatggattatttgaaagatGATACAAGTTTGAATCATTCATGAAATTTGCAAGAGAATATCTttttagtccatttgttgaaataTAATTTCAAGTGATTATTCAAGATCGTGAATTTAAGGATTTCAAGTCCAATATCATTTCAAAATTCATGGTACAGGAACACTTTTCAATACTTGAAATTCAAGTTTCTCACTAGCTCAAAGGTATTCTACCACTCCTATTCAAGAATTACCATGGATCATTCAAACTTGCAAATTCCATTCAAGTACATTCAAGAACATTAGAACTTCATGTTCATTCAAGGATTCTAAAATAAATTCAAGCATTTACAAATGGAATTCTTTACATGAACAAAGTTCTAAATTCCAAATGAAATACAAAGTGAACtatattcaaaattcaaagatACAACATTCAAAGTTCCATTTATTTCCAAGAATAAAAGTTCATACAATCTAAAGTTGGAATAAATCggaattacaagaaaaaagaaaaagcttcaaagacattcttgaattcttcaatcttcaaagtcttcattcttcaaaattgaatttcttcatgctttcatcaagaatgctcatgtcacatggaaaaagaaacaagaagggtgagattagcaaaagtTCGACAAAATATTCAAAAGCCCAAATCAAGACAAAAAGGGGTGTATCCAACAAAGGaaataattcaaaaattcaaaaaggaATCAAAGATATTTCATGTCCACTTGCAAGAGAAAAATCTcataaagaatattcttattctttttcttatcttgcaatgattgTTTCTTGCCAATCAAGTTTACCAATTGCCAAACACATCCTaagcttttcctataaatagaagtgttctcttcattgcaaatcacaccaaagctactatactactagctttctcacttctctcttttcataattttcaaaaagTTCCATAGTTACAAAGGAGGGGAGAAGGCAGCCAATGTTCTGTAACTTCTAAGTTACAAAATACAAAAGAAGGAGGAAGAGGGAAGGCCTTCATACCTTGCTTGCTAGCAGCCTTCAACGATGGCTCCCGTCTTCGAGCCTCCATAGATGAATCTTCAACATCTTCGCCGCAGGTAAGCCTCTTTTCTTTCACTCTCCATATTTCCATTAACCGTTGATTGTACCTGCAGCAGTTCAAAATTCAGCAACACATCAACAAACCTCCAATAGTTGCTGCGACATCAACAACAATTTGCACAGCAACGATTCACAGTTAAAATCCAGCATAGCAACAACAACAGTTGGGACAGCATCAACACCAACAATTCAAAGACTcagcatcaacaacaacaatccaGAAGCGGTTCAGCAACATCAATTTACAAAGAAAATTCAGAATTTGCATCagtaacaacaacaattcgcaaAGCAGCGGTTCAGACATTCAGAACAAAAATTCAGCAATAGCAAACAAATTGCAACAGTTGCAAGATCAAAACAGTAGCAACAAACTAACTTGCAGAATTTCAGAAGCAATCAAGCACATACCTCAACATCAAAACCGGCAAAAGTCTCCTTGCCGTAGGTAAGTCAATCCAACTCTTACTCTCAAAAATATCGTTGCTGTTATGAACATAGTTCCTGTTAGAAAAATTTCCAGAAACATATGAAGTAGCATAAGTTATTATTGCTATACTGTTAAACAAGAGTGAAAACGAAATTGAAAGGAAAAACCTTGAGTTTGTCTTCAAGCATCGAACCGAAacttgctgttgttgttgttcacaAAGAGAACTCGCGAGAGCTTGAATGAGAGTAACCCAGATCGAGCCATGGTTGCTCGTCATAGTTTGTTGTTCCTCGAAGGAGAAAGAGGTAGCATTTCGTAAGAGAGAACCCAGAGCGAGAGTGAGGCCAAGTTGCTGCTATCGTTGTTCATATTTTGTTTCGGAAATTGCCGCGAGAAGAAGAAACCGAGTGAAAATTCGTTGTT belongs to Vicia villosa cultivar HV-30 ecotype Madison, WI unplaced genomic scaffold, Vvil1.0 ctg.006196F_1_1, whole genome shotgun sequence and includes:
- the LOC131642952 gene encoding uncharacterized protein LOC131642952 codes for the protein MTSNHGSIWVTLIQALASSLCEQQQQQVSVRCLKTNSRFFLSISFSLLFNSIAIITYATSYVSGNFSNRNYVHNSNDIFESKSWIDLPTARRLLPVLMLRYNQRLMEIWRVKEKRLTCGEDVEDSSMEARRREPSLKAASKQGMKAFPLPPSFVFCNLEVTEHWLPSPLLCNYGTF